The region ATTTCTAAGTAAATGTACGATATTTAAAGTTTTTTGTCCAGTTTATATTGACTATTATTTAATAATGGTATATAATTTAATTGTAAACGAAATGAAGGAGGAAGATATGATGTTTGACTTAATGCCTTTTCACAAAAGAAATGAAGATGTATTTCGCAACATGCTAAAATCGTTTGATGATGCGTTTAACCGTGATGTCTTTTCTCCGTTAAATCAGGAACTTGGTTCATTCCGCACCGATATTACGGAAAAGGATAATGCTTATTATATTGAAGCGGATTTACCAGGTATTGCAAAAGAGGATATCAACATTAATATAGAAAATAATCATTTAACCATTTCAGCTAAACGTGACAACAATCATGAAGAAAAAGATGAAAATAACAAAGTAATCCGCCAAGAACGCCATTACGGTGAATTTGTCCGCAGCTTTTATGTGGACAATGTAAATGAGGACGAGATCTCCGCGAAATTGGAAGATGGAATCCTTAAAGTAGAAATTCCAAAAAAAGATACAACCGCACCTGCCGCAAAACAAATTGATATTCAATAAAGTAAAAAACACGTAAAAAAACTCCTCATAGTCCAACTACGAGGAGTTTTTTGCTTTATATGACGCGTCATGCTTTAACGCTTTAAGATGGAGGAAAACTGACCCTTACTGTAAAAATTTTACACAAACCACTTCAGGTACTGCAATTTCTGAATCCAATTTGGAAAGCTTTCCTGTTTCACTGTCACGTGCAAATAAAACTACATTTCCCGTATGCTGATTGGATGCAACAAGATAATTCTCACTTGGATCCAACACAAAATCCCGCGGCCATTCTCCGCCAGATGGCATGTATTCTACTAACGAAAGCTTGTTTGTTTCATCGTCAACAGCAAAAACGGTAATACTATTGTGCCCGCGATTTCCAGCATAAACAAATTTTCCATCTGAAGAAATATGAATCGCACTGGCATCATTCGTCTCCATAAAATCAGCCGGGATTGTCTTGATATATTGTTTTTCCGAAAAACTGCCCGTTTCCGTATCGTATGCCAAAACAATGATTTCTGAGCTTAATTCAGTAATCAGATAGGCCACTTTTTCATTTGGATGGAAAACAATATGTCGCGGACCACTGCCACCGTTGACCTGCAATGTTGCAACGCGCCTTAATCCGTTATCTTCTATTTGATAGGTCACTAGCTCGTCCGTACCAAGGTCGCAAGCAAGGACATACTTTCCATCCGGCGAGAATCCGGCATAATGCACATGTGAATGTTCCTGACGCTTATGCGGCCCGCTTCCTTCATGGAAAACAAATGACCCGGCTTGTAATGCACCCTGTTCATCCACTTGGTACAGTCCAACAGCCCCTTTATGATAATTAGCAGTAACAACTTGATCGCCTCGAACCGTTAAATGACAAGGTGGTGCGCCATCCTCCAGCTGGCTGTTTATCTTCGTCAAGGCGCCTGTCCGATTTTCAAGCCTGTATGCATTGACACCACCTTGATCCCCATCCTGCGCAACCGAGTACAGATACTTGTTGTCATCACGGACAGTTACATAAGTAGGGCTCCCAACCTTAGCCGCCACCTCTGTTTTACCCAATGTTCCAGCATCTACATCCAATTCGAACCGATAGATCCCTTCACTCGTTTGCCGTGTATAGGTTCCGGCATACCCAATATATTTTTTGCCCATATGTATCGCTCCTTTTTAAAAACAATGTAATTACAGTATAACACGTTGATGTAGGCCAGCGCTTTTTCGTTAACTGATGTTTGGAATACATTAGGATTAACTCTTGGGCCATGGTTGAGCCCGAATGCTATTTTTCTGCTCAGCAAGCAAAAGGACATCCGGAGTACGGGATGTCCTTTTAAATTTACCAATAGCGTTCTTCCCTGTTAATACTTACTTAGCATGTTTTTCTTTATAGGCTTTTGCATACTGATCAGCTGCAAAAATTGCATCGGCGACATCGTCTGCTGTGACCTTAAAGGCTTGATGGATTGTTTCACCTTCAGTGGTAGCCGCTTGAGCCACTTTCATGATGTCATCTCTTGTTGCATCTTTCAATTTGATGTCTTCCAAAGTGACTGGCAAATCAAGGCTTGTATACAGCGCAATGTAGCGCTCAATCTCCCTCAAATCGCGTTTTTCGAGCGCGAGTTGGACAAGCGTGCCAAATGCAACTTTTTCACCATGTGTCATATTATGGATGTCACCATGCAAAGCTGTGAAGCCATTGTGAATAGCGTGTGCTGCTCCGAGACCGCCACTTTCAAAGCCTAAACCGCTAAGCAGAGTGTTGGCTTCCACAACAGATTCAAGCGCCGGCGTTACTGATTTGACTTTCACGGATTCATAAGCTAGATTGGCATATTTGAAAAGTGTTTCTTCACATTTTTCAGCAATCGCTTGTCCGGCAATTGTTGTTTTGCCGCCTGCCATTGTGTTGCCTCCTGCCAGGATGACGCTTCGAGCTTCAACCCAGGTCGCCAATGCATCCGCAATCCCTGAGGCCAGAAAACGTGGTGGTGCGCCTGCAATAATTTTTGTATCGACAACAACAAGATCTGGATTTTTATTGTAGAAACGATAACCTTCAAAAACCCCATCATCTGAATAAACTACGGATAGCGCACTTGTTGGTGCATCGGTTGAAGCAGTTGTGGGTACAATCACAGTATAGCCGTTCAATTCGTCTGATACAGCTTTAGCGGTATCGAGCGTTTTACCACCACCGACACCGATAACCACTGTTGCATTAGCATTTTTAGCAATGTCAGTTATCCGCTGAATTTCTGTTTTGGAAGCTTCTCCGTTAAAGATAACTTTCTCGGCCTTAAGGTTTTTATGTTTCAATTGGTTAACCAGTTCGTTCCCGGCAATATCCCAAACCGTTTCATCCGCTATGACAATGGTTTGCTCACCAAGGTCCTTTACGTATTCCCCAATATTTTGAATGACATTTTTCCCCTGAACATATTTAGCGGGGCTGGTGAAAATTCTTTCAGTCATGTCGTAACACTCCCTATTTAAGTAATCCAATTATACTTTCCCCAATTAGGTAGAATTAAAACAAATTGGGCGTTTTTACGCAGTCAACTCTCTCACTTTCTTGGCCAAAAACGTCTGTACCCCGGCAATTATGAAAAGAATTCCTGCACCGATTGCTACCATAGCCGGAAACCCAATGACGATCAGAATCACTCCTTGTACCGTCGTTGCTTTTTTTGGTACATGTCTACCGATCAGAAGCGCAATAATTTCTATTATAAATAACCCAACAAGCATGACCAATAAAAATGTCAAATGGTGCAGGATAAGCAACAAATTCGGGTAATGTCCCGCGTACATAAGAATCATTAATGGTGACTTCTATCGGAATAAATATGCTCAAAATGAACATAAAAACAGCCATCGCCATGCACACCATACTACCAATCGTCGCCAACAATTTTGCAGTCTGTGCATTTTTTATTTTCCACGTTTTATCACTACTCATATCACGTTTACTCACCATTTCATCATAGACTTATAAGCTATTAATATAAAGTGATTATCCATGATATTCATTTGGCAGCACCCATTCTATCTGTTCCCATTGGTTTTAGGTTTCCGTTCTTGTCATAGTTAAAACTATCGAAGCGGTATTTACAGTAAAGTATTACGAGTTGTTCTGGCAGGACAAAAAGCATAGTATAGAAAAGTAAAATAAATAGTGTTACCATTACAATGGATTCAATATCAGCAAGACCAAACGTCCTAACAAGGTATTGTAGAATGAAAAGCAATCCAACACTACCTACAATCACTACCTACAATAATTATTGGAACAAACGACTTTATATCATATTCAGCCTTAGATCTTAATTTATCCTTTTTAGACCCCTTACGATATTCCCCTTTTCCTAGCAGAATATAGAACCGAATACATGTCACAGTAAACACAAGTAAACCAAATAACAATGTTATACAGGTAAATATCAACAGGGACTTTTGCGAAATCATCCTATCTGCACCAATTAGAAACAGTGCGGAAAGATAAAAACATACTCCTCCCGTGTTTTGCGATACTAAAGTAATCAATAGGTACTGTATCTTTTGACCTTTCATATATATCTTTGGAACGGCGTAAACAATGGATAGGAGAACTAAGGCGCTTGTTATTATTAAATGTAACGTAAACAATCCACCTTCATATGGAAAAATGGTGCTATCTGCAGCTACAATATAGGTTAAAAAAAATATTAAAGGCTGAAAAAAGATAAATAATATTAATGCAAACCCCAATGAGCTAGGACTTTGTCTACCGGATTCAAGTGACCCCCTTTAAACGGCAAAGTCCTCCTCTGATAGTCTTTTTAACATCACCGTTCAATCCCTTCCTGAAGATTTTCTTCTAGCTATAGCTACTAGCTGAACCAGCCTTTTATTTTATGGATAGCACCCTTTGCGCGTCTCAGCAAAGTTTCTACTTATTGTTTCTTCCACTAGTGAAAATACCGGAAAAAATGTTTTTCATCCTTAAATGCTTCTTACATTGAAGTCTTCGAAAGCTGCATCTATTTTTTCGGGAATAAAATTATAATACTTGAAAACAACATTACGATAGGCGATTCCGTTTTCTTATCGTTATTGGTTATTGCAGTTTTGGATGGCTTTCCGCCTTTTCGCTGCTTATCAAGGTCTCTTACAGCATTGTGGAAGTGGAGTGGCAGAAGAAATATCATTCATCGAGGTAGAGCCGATTATTGGTATCCATCCCCTTGGGGTGTCCTGAATATACCATAACCCTTCATTGTCATTTCATTGATTCCAATTATGAATGGTTTGGTCCTTATCATTAATCAACTTGTCAAGCTATTACACACATAATCTATTGTTGGGTCTGAATTTTTTCATCCCTTAGCTTTTTAATTATTTTTTTTCGCTTTAGTGGTTTCATATAAATGCAGCCAAGAAATACAGCAGTACTTAAATAACCTAGAATCAACGGTGTAATACTATTAATAGCAAAAAATATAATAAAAGTAACTACTGCAAATAGAAAGGAAAGGATAACAACATTTAATTCTATTCGTGATTGTCTCATACCCTTATAGGCACACTCTTCTAAAAAATAATCATCTAGAACAATCGGGCGTTTTTTTTCCTCTGTATAATAGGTTTGATGAAGTTTATTAGCCGTGAAATAAGCAATTACTAGAGAAATAATAAACAAGCTAATATCCAGGAACAAGCTATTATATTCTTGATAGAAGCCGTTAAGAAGATTTCCAGTGATATAAAGTGCTATAGAACCCAAATATACTTTAACATAAGAGTTTTTTTTACGAATTGGTATTTTATAAATAAGCCCGTCATCCTGATCATAAAATAATGTGTATAGATCCTTGTTTCTGTAAAATGTAACTAAAGAATCTTTCAAGTTTTATCCCTCCATCAAATCTTTAACCAAAAATTGTTCCTAAACCATCAGTTATTCCTGACCACGCATCGCCTACGAAATTTTTTCTACCTTCCCATAGTGATTTGCACCTTCTCGTATATCATCTGCATGATCATAGACCCAATCGAAAGCTTTCCCGCCACCATAGCAAAACCGGCACCTATTAACGATCCAACTGGTCAACCAACTGCAAATTCCGCTGTTTCGGCCATCGTTGTTATAATACCATGACTTCCTGCTTTAAAGGCGGTATCTGTACCCCGAATAATCATACCACATTCCTTGCTTCTCTGTTTCCTCTGACGGGAAGATCATGCTGCTCTATTCAAAATCATAAGTTTGCCTGTTCCTTCTCCAATTGATTCAATTAGTAGCATGATAATTTCCCTCCTAATTCATTTTACACTTACAATCCGAGACTCTAGGCATCATCCTGTGGGAAAGCTTTTGATCTTTTGCCACCCAGAAACATGACCCTTGTATTCCCCTCAATTATCGTTGCGAGTCCGGGCAAAACGATCCCAGCAAATATAAGCATAGTTGAAAATATCAATATTATCCAATTACCATATTCAATATATGCTGCGGCTCCCATTACTCCCAATCCAACACAGCCAACATAAACGAATGTAACCAGAAAAATAACTTTAAATGAATCAGGCATGACCCATAAGCGACCTTTAAATAACTGACTAAGGTCGATTATTTGATACATGTTTTTTTTAAACATTCGACTGATAGTAAAGATGAGTAATATCATGAGAACAACAATAACTGTCACAATGATTGCATTTACATAAATCGGAATATCAACGTCAAAATAATTCGCTATAGGGCTTAAACTGCTGGCAGCAATAGAGGCTAAGATCGCCCATAAAAATTGAGAAGAACCCACCTTTTCCTTTACGGTAGGAGCTGTTAATTCTTCTGCAATTTCTGGATCCTCCACTTTATATACACGATTGGGAAGCAGCCAGTAGAAAAAAGGAAATAATAGCTTCCAAAGGGACGCCCCTCCCATATCCAGAATATAGTTCTCTCCTTTAATTGTCAGTATTCGATACCTTAAATTTTTGGCTGTACGATGCACAGTGCATTTCATACAAAATCCCCCTTCCTACCACTCCACCACTCATCAGTATGATAAATAATAATAAAAGCAATGAAAACCCAATATTGCTTTTTATGGCTTTCCACATTCTATATTTACTCCTATTTACTCCTTAACACCCGATAAAATCATTGTCATTCGAAAAAAATACTATTCCAAACTAACTTGGGATAGTATTTTAATATCTTAATATCGTAGACTAGGCGCAAACTTCATCACTCATCCTCGATAATTATAGATACTTCTATTGTTCTTTTACAAAGCCTTACGCTGTTCAGAAAAACCATTCACTTAAACAGGTCTAACCAAAATTTCATTGACATTCACATAATCCGGCTGAGTCACCGCATAAACAACGGCTCGCGCAATGTCTTTCGGTTCAAGTTTTTTCCGATTGCTTTCAAATGGGCTTTCTGAACTTAACGGCGTTTCCACCATGCCCGGTGAAATACTAGTGACGCGCACGCCAGTTTGGACAAGCTCTTTCTCCATACCAGCGGAGATTGCACGTACAGCAAATTTCGTTGCACAGTATACGGTCAATCGCTCTGTCACTTCAAATCCGGAATCCGAAGCGATATTGACAATATGTCCACTTTTCTTTTCCAACATATCAGGTAAGACGGAATGGATGCCATAAAGAACACCCTTCACATTAATATCAATCATCTGCTCCCAATCAGAGACGTCTCCTTCTAGTACTCTGCTTGACCCCATCATGCCGGCATTATTAACATAAATATCTACACTGCCAAATGCTTGTTGGGCGCGCTCAGCCAGAAAATTCACATCCTTTTGCTTCGTCACGTCTATTTTAACACATAGCATTTTTGCTTTCTGATTCATTTCTTCGGCTATTGTGGCAAGTTTCTCCCCGTTCCTTGCAGCAAGCACGACATTTGCCCCTGCCTCGGCAAGTTCTTTCGCGATGGCTGAGCCAATACCACTGCTTGCTCCGGTAACAACCGCTGTTTTTCCTACTAATTGTTGTGTCATCGTCATCAAATCCCCCCTTCGTTTAAAACACCCTTTGCTTGTCAACTTATATTCCCTTCCAAAATACATTACGAATTATAAAATATCCAGCAAGATGGGTGAAGTGTATGTGCTCATTGCTATACCAAATGACATACTTTTCAGATACGTATTTTTGCATTGCTCCCCAAACTTAATTCTAATATATCGGTATGTGCGTTCTTCCTATTAAAATACCTCACCAACGCTATTAAACCTATTATCCTATGTAAATCTGATAAACAAAAGAAGTATACCGTTAATATGCTTCTTTTTCATAATAATTTCATCCCGTTTTATTCCATCAGACCCGTAACAGGAATGCTCCCTCCCCTTTGATGGCATAATCTTTCATACTATCCTGGATTAAAAAATAGCCCCTCATAAGGCTGATATATTTCATTTGCATATTTTGAGCCATATAATACTATAAAAAATAGAATCATATAACCAAGCGGATTGATTCCGCGATGAAAGAGCCGGTATAAATGATTATTTTGTTTACCTTTTTTTACTTTTATATTCTTCTATCCTTTAATTTCACGGTAATATTTCCTTCTTTAAATGTTTTGTGATTGAGTAGAAATATACCAAATAATACTCCTGACGCAACGATTAGCACCATAAAATTTCGAGATTCAACATATCCTAGGAAAAAAAATACACTCAATCCTAAAATCACAAGATAACTCAATAATACGTTTAAAAAATGTCTCACTGAACCTGGGCGAATCCACAGTTTTCCCCTGGGCAATGTTTCAAATTTAAGAACATCATACATTTTCTTTTTGCGGTTTCGACTGATGGAAAAAGATAATAAACCCACCAATACTATAGCAAGCACCAGCAACGCTATATTGATTAATGGCGACATGGGAACGTTAAAGTAATCCATTAAAGGGGCTAAGAACATCCCACCCGTATAGGAAACCCCAGTGGCGAAAACCAGATAAGATCCCCCCGTTTTTTCATTTTTTCGGTCTTTAATCGTTCTATAACAGCCTGATCCTCAACTTTGAAAATATAATTGGGAAGCAGCCAGAAGAAAAATGGAAAAATAATCTTCCAAAAGGATCGTTCTATATCCATAATGTAGGTTTCTCCTTTGATTATCAAAATTCGATACCGTTCATTGTTAGCTAAATGTTGTACTTCGCCTTTCATAAAGCAATCTCCTAATCTTCGTCATTCGTTCTTGTCTATTAAGCAAGGGATTCAAAGAACTAAGACCGCTAGCTATAGACTCACCTGGATTCTTGAAAGTTCCTTGAGTGCACTATCCTTGGCATTCTTAGCCTTTTCCATCTGTTCTTCTTTCTTACCCGCATTATAATCATGCAATTTCGCTAACTCACTAATTTGGGATGCACCTTCAAATTCCGCAAACCGTGCTGTTCCTTCACTCGTTTTGGCACTACTCATCACTGTCTCAATTTGATGTATGATCTCTTTCACATCTGTTCATCGCCTACACCATTGAACGAGGATAAATCTATTAAACATTTTGTCTTTATGTTTTAGTATTTATTACCAATCTATTCTTTAATTTTCACTGCAACATTTCCTTCTTTTATTGTTTTACGGTTAGTTAGTAACAATAAAAATAATATTAATGATGCGGCGACTAACACTATAACATTTTGTGTTTCAACATACGCAAAGAAGAAAAATACGCTAACCCCTAAAAGCACAATATAACTAAACAATACATTTAAAAAATGCTTTATAGAGCTTGGCTGAATCCTTATTTTACTTTTAAACAGTGCTTCAAGTTCTACTGCGTTATATAGTTTCTTCTCGTGGCTACGGCTGATCGAAACATACAACAAAGGTACGAATATTAAAGCAATCAACAGTATTGCTATATTGACCAGTGGCGGCATGGAAATGTCAAAGTAATCCATTAAAGGCGCTAGGAGCATACCGAGTGCATAGGAAATTCCTATCGTAAAAGTCATACCGGAAGCCCCTCTTTTCCACTTTTTTCGTCTGAAGCTGTTCTACGATAGGATTCCACATAAAAGGGGATCAATCTTTTTTCCATGATCATCACACTCCTGACGTGTATATAGTATAGTGTCCATATAGCAAAGATGGATGGAAAATATTAATTAGGACCGCAGATGTAGCTACTAAACTATGTTTTTCTCGATAAGGGCGGAAATTTTCTGTTTCATATGAACGAAAAATTGACTCCAATTTACACTTCAATATCATTCGAATCAAATCAAAGGTTGAGGTTTATTCTTACCAATATTGAACCACATGATCTTGATATTATTTCTTTTTAAACACTACATCGTTCTTTAATAAACCAACTACATTTATGGTACTCAAAATCAAAGTAAGGAAAAAGGTTACATACCCTAATATACTTAATATCGGGAGTAATTGGTCAAAGTTGTTAAAGACTTTCCTGTCAGCGAGAAATTTTTCAATTAATGATCTAAATTTAATTTGTAAAAATATAAAAATGATCGCCGCAATATAAATCAAAACGATACCAAAGATAAGAGGAAATCTTCTGCTTGTGCGCATATAGCTCCCCACCCCAAAATTAAGTATTGTCGTTTTAATAATACCAGGTTCGGACTCATTTCCTCTATTAGCAAGTGCAGTCATCTTTACAAAGAAATTCGGTATCAAAACTAATAAACCTATAAATATTGATAAATAACCTAACAACAGATTATAAATACTAATTGCGTTTACAAATATACTAACTACACAAAGCAAAATAATATATCTTGCCTTCAATTTAAATCCTCCTATTTTAGGAAAAATCCCGTACCTTCCAATATAACTTATTCATTGTCCCTTGATATCAAATACTTGTAAATAATCGCATCTAATGTTCCAGCGTTAAAGGTACCCTCAGAGAATACTTTTACCTTTTGAAACCCCACCAACCCAAGAAAAAATGTAACGGGAATCATAAAAATAATACAGCTTACCTTATTTAGTACCAGCAACCGTTTTAGCTTTTGGTCTTTAATCTCAAGTTGTTTAAAACGCTTTAAAAATTTTAAGCAATGAAACCAATTAACCATATAAAATATAAACATTACAGAAAAACCAATAGCGCAACCATAATAAAAGAAACGATACGAGCCTTCCAATGTCTTAGGTATCAAAATCCCTCCCAATATAACGGTTACGCCCATAACAGCAAATATTATAGGCAATATAATACTAAAGTGATATGCCTTTTTAGATGAATCTCTTAATAGTTGCCAAGCTTCTTCCTTATTCATTAATTTTTCTCCTTTTTATTGTAAACCTTAAACCGTTCTACCGGTAGAATATCCGTGTTTACTAACTCCTTCTTTTATAAATTTTAAATCGTTCCGGTGGTAGATAGCATACTAATACAATAAACAAAAAGAATATAAACAATGCAAAAAAAAGCCACGTTAGCCATTGATAAATCAAAAATAATACTGTAAAGGCGATAAATATTAAAAATAGAACACCAGATGTTATGACATCACCTTTTAAAGTATTCTTTCCTTTTTCAATATATTCTTCTACCATATCCTGTGTATTAAATATTTCTCTTCTGTCTTTATGTGTTTCTTTATACTTATACACACCAAGTGCGCCACTAATTATGAAAAGAAACATAACGATCAGTACATTTATGGGATTGCCCATGGATAAATGCAGGAATTTAATACCTCGGAGAAAAGCTAACACAAGGGCCCAAGCAATCCAAAATTTGAAATCATTTCCATTATCTTTAACTGTCTTATATATTCGCTGGGACTGATTATTTAGAAAAAATGTGAATTCTATCTTGTTTTTTATTTCCCGATGGATAGGAATTAACTTTTGCTTCACATTTCCACTCCTTTGACATATTACTAGCTGAAAACAGAACCTAATTTACCAAAAAAACCTAAAACTGCAT is a window of Lentibacillus daqui DNA encoding:
- a CDS encoding Hsp20/alpha crystallin family protein, whose protein sequence is MFDLMPFHKRNEDVFRNMLKSFDDAFNRDVFSPLNQELGSFRTDITEKDNAYYIEADLPGIAKEDININIENNHLTISAKRDNNHEEKDENNKVIRQERHYGEFVRSFYVDNVNEDEISAKLEDGILKVEIPKKDTTAPAAKQIDIQ
- a CDS encoding lactonase family protein; its protein translation is MGKKYIGYAGTYTRQTSEGIYRFELDVDAGTLGKTEVAAKVGSPTYVTVRDDNKYLYSVAQDGDQGGVNAYRLENRTGALTKINSQLEDGAPPCHLTVRGDQVVTANYHKGAVGLYQVDEQGALQAGSFVFHEGSGPHKRQEHSHVHYAGFSPDGKYVLACDLGTDELVTYQIEDNGLRRVATLQVNGGSGPRHIVFHPNEKVAYLITELSSEIIVLAYDTETGSFSEKQYIKTIPADFMETNDASAIHISSDGKFVYAGNRGHNSITVFAVDDETNKLSLVEYMPSGGEWPRDFVLDPSENYLVASNQHTGNVVLFARDSETGKLSKLDSEIAVPEVVCVKFLQ
- a CDS encoding glycerol dehydrogenase translates to MTERIFTSPAKYVQGKNVIQNIGEYVKDLGEQTIVIADETVWDIAGNELVNQLKHKNLKAEKVIFNGEASKTEIQRITDIAKNANATVVIGVGGGKTLDTAKAVSDELNGYTVIVPTTASTDAPTSALSVVYSDDGVFEGYRFYNKNPDLVVVDTKIIAGAPPRFLASGIADALATWVEARSVILAGGNTMAGGKTTIAGQAIAEKCEETLFKYANLAYESVKVKSVTPALESVVEANTLLSGLGFESGGLGAAHAIHNGFTALHGDIHNMTHGEKVAFGTLVQLALEKRDLREIERYIALYTSLDLPVTLEDIKLKDATRDDIMKVAQAATTEGETIHQAFKVTADDVADAIFAADQYAKAYKEKHAK
- a CDS encoding DUF443 family protein — protein: MKCTVHRTAKNLRYRILTIKGENYILDMGGASLWKLLFPFFYWLLPNRVYKVEDPEIAEELTAPTVKEKVGSSQFLWAILASIAASSLSPIANYFDVDIPIYVNAIIVTVIVVLMILLIFTISRMFKKNMYQIIDLSQLFKGRLWVMPDSFKVIFLVTFVYVGCVGLGVMGAAAYIEYGNWIILIFSTMLIFAGIVLPGLATIIEGNTRVMFLGGKRSKAFPQDDA
- a CDS encoding SDR family oxidoreductase, which gives rise to MTQQLVGKTAVVTGASSGIGSAIAKELAEAGANVVLAARNGEKLATIAEEMNQKAKMLCVKIDVTKQKDVNFLAERAQQAFGSVDIYVNNAGMMGSSRVLEGDVSDWEQMIDINVKGVLYGIHSVLPDMLEKKSGHIVNIASDSGFEVTERLTVYCATKFAVRAISAGMEKELVQTGVRVTSISPGMVETPLSSESPFESNRKKLEPKDIARAVVYAVTQPDYVNVNEILVRPV
- a CDS encoding DUF443 family protein, coding for MTFTIGISYALGMLLAPLMDYFDISMPPLVNIAILLIALIFVPLLYVSISRSHEKKLYNAVELEALFKSKIRIQPSSIKHFLNVLFSYIVLLGVSVFFFFAYVETQNVIVLVAASLILFLLLLTNRKTIKEGNVAVKIKE